In the Sander vitreus isolate 19-12246 unplaced genomic scaffold, sanVit1 ctg603_0, whole genome shotgun sequence genome, CatttaaaaccattttaaaagCCCTTTCAAATGATGCACCGGCTGctagaaaaagaggaagaactGATTCTTTTAAAGGATGGGTAATAAGATGGTGatgtcagcaggattattgAGCCAAGTATTAATAAACAGTAAGACAGATGTAGATATTCTGCTGTGTGTAAAAACATGCAGAAGTGGTTTGTTAGCTTACGACTGATTTACAGAGGAGAGGATTCAGCtgtgagcagacagagagaaagcaggaatATGAGGAATGTGGACAAAATAAGCCTAAAAATGTAAATCATCTTCTATAACTGCATCTTTCTCCCTCCAGCCTCTTTGACTGTGAGTCCCAGCAGCTCTCAGATGTTTAAAGgacagtctgtctctctgagctGTGAGGAGGACGACAGCTCTGCTGGATGGACTCTGAGGAGGAACACGACCAGAGAAACCAGGACTCAGTGTGGAGAAGGCTGAGGAATATCTGCTGGTTCTTCCTGTAACATCAGCATCATGGTCCCATGGTACAGTGGAGTTTACTGGTGTGAGTCCAGAGGAGGAGCGACCAGTAACAGCATCAACATCACTGTCCCTGGTAAGATCAGACTGTGGAGTCAGTAttgatgaagctgtgtgtgAATGGATGACATGCTgtagtttgtctctgtgttcagATGGACCAGTGATCCTGCAGAGTCCTGTCCTCCCTGTGACGGAGGGAGAAGACCTCACTCTGCACTGTAAAACAGAGACGTCCTCCAACCTCCCAGCTGGTTTCTATAAAGAtggctacagtacagtacatttcgCCCTAGTAACCCTAATAGGCTCAGTATCTTCTCCAGCAGCAACACAAGCACgtagtccgccattgttgttgtcGCGGGATACGAGGTTGAAGGCTAGAGGTCCatgggtgtggcgatgacatcatcgatacgcaagtatgcggcttcgccgtccaaacgaagGCTCAAGAGCAgcgttttcgaattttttcaccctgggaccaggtttcttcaggcagtgcgtttacaggacTCGTTTGGACGATCGGCCAAAACGTGCGTTTATACCAAAAAGTCTAAAGCTTCACATAGAAAAGGAAGAACAGTGAAATGACCAGTGGTGtcgtctacgtgatacgcaggtagacgccgtatacccactaggaaaaGTCAAGGATTTCCGTATACCCACTTACAAAAGCGCACTGATACGTAACAACATCGTTGTGATAGAACAGTCTCActttcattcatacattcaccccgtctgtgttgtgaAGCACTGACATTTGGACCTTTGGGCTTCCGTGGCCGTGCCCTGGATCTGACGCGACGTCACTTAACGTTACTAAGCAACAACACGTTGTTTGGCGGTCATTCTTTGCGCGGTCTTTCCTTTCTCGCAACTGCTAGAGTTTGAACGTAACAAGATATGAAACGTAAACAATCCCAATTAACACTACTTCAGTGTTTTCATAAGTCCATCCCTGAAGCTACTGCCGCGTCGGGTGACACTGCAGCTGCCACAGATCATGATGACCCGATGGTTAACGTTACCAAAAAAAACAGCCCGAAACTTCTACCGCAACGTTACTTTTACCTGGTAAGTGAGCGTTGTTAGGGTTTCAGAGGAtgtaggacccaaatgcagagacggACAGGCAGTATGAGCTTTGAGgatttaataaacaaataataaagtcCATACCAACAAACGGTGTCCCGAGAACAAAAGGCAAATCCAAAAACAGGTACAAGCAGAATCCCcaaaacagaaacaggaaaaacacagaacaGTGGCAAGCAATCCACTGACGAGGACAAACGAGAAACACCAAACAGCACACAATAatccgacaagagacaaagacagaagagacactaaatacaccaggtaatgaGATAAcaagagacaggtgacacaagggctgggaaacaggtgaagcacattagggctgggcagaacaatcaaacaggcgggaaaacacgacaggaagtaaaacaagactaGACAGAAAGCcagagacttcaaaataaaacaggaaacagaacatatacaGGAACATACAACCATGACAGTaccctaaaacaaacaaacaaaagtcaaCCCAGGGAGGGCGGAGGGGGACCGGAGGAGGGACGAACGGAGGAACAAAAAGTCAAACGGGGCTAGGGAACTGAAGATAGTGGGACTTGGGGACAGAAAGGCTGCGGCCAGCAGGGCTGCAGACAGCTTCCTCAGCAGATGTTATTACTAATAGATACTAAACTTGTATGATGATGCTCGTTATTAGTcatggttttgtgtggcagtgtAGGGGTGTTGATTAAATGGCTCATTTGTGTGATGTCCTGTTGTATTCAGGTTCAGTTGCGTTTCTCAAAAAGTGAAATCTGTCTCGTCtttaagtgttgttttttcagGGCTTTAATAAACGCCATCAATACTGAAacgtttgtctgtctgtctgtctgtctgtctgtctgtctgtctgtctgtgagttcGTATTCGGAAACGTCACAGAGCGTTGCGCTGGTACAGGTGAGTATGAGGCTGGGAGGGGAAAATCacagtatactcactacaaaaaaatagactacaccactggaaatGACTGAACATGTTATCtacttctttttatttctttggttTTAATTATATTCCTTTGTTTATTTTAGAGAAAACCACGACTACAAGTCCTCCTCCAACCTCCACCAGTCCTGATTCTTCGTCTTCTTCCCCCGTGTTGTGGTCTGCTGTTTCAGTCGGTGTCCTggttctcctggttctcctgattctcctggttctcctggttctcctgaTTCTCCTgattctcctggttctcctggttctcctgattctcctggttctcctggttctcctggTTCTACGATGCATCCATAGGAAACCTAGAGGTTAGTCTCAATAAGACTCATATATACAGAATTGGAGTGAAGTGTTcaaacacctgtttcttcaAGTCAAACGTCTCTTAGGATTCTCATGAATCACTATTCTGTTGTTGACAAACCATCCGCACCACCAGGGCCCTTTAGCATGCTCCGGACCTTTTGGTCCAATCACATAATCTTCCTCATGTTTCCATCTTTAATGGATAAACTGATTGAAATTGATGTTAACTTTGGTTCATTTCAGCTGAAGTAGAAGCTGGAGATGATGACGTCACATGCAGTGATGTCACCATATCgcgtgacctgcagcagccaatcagacggAGCAGAGGTAAAGATGGTTTTAATGATTTTCAGAAGAATCTGAGGGATGGAGTGTGTGATCTTGGTTTAATGTCCTGAGAGGACGTTTGGTGAAGAGAGCATTTTATAAAATAGggatattttaaaaactaattaatgtTTTTAGTCCACAACAGTGTCAGTGTAAGATCTATTAGTCTATTAGTAGATGATAGCGTGTGGTGCTTGTCATGAGAGTGTGGGTGTTGTGTATCATGTGGTTAAACAGCTCTAACAGCTCTGTGGTCGTCCAGTTTCCTCTTTCTCATAGCAACCTTTCAGCTGAGTGTGGTCTGCACACGCTTCActgcagggagggagagagactctCTTTTCTACATTTAGCATCAACCCAAAatcccaaaacaaacaaaatacctTAGCTAGTTAGCTTTCTCCTTAGCGTTCAAATGAAACACAGATTCAGTTTACAATTTCAATATGTCCTACTACATTTATCCTCATTCAGTCCCATAACTGAGCTTTAATAATATAACTGTATTATAAAGAGCCTTGTACTCTTACCAGGAATAAATGATGAACCATTATGGCTCTTATCGACCATTTTTCTCTCATATAAATAATATCTCACAATAAAACTCACATAAAATGTGACCATACATTTCGTGTGCGTCACAtttgcaaaaataaacaaattattgGTGAAACAATGTCCCTCAGTCAGTTCTTCTggggggcttttattgtgaagaatttATAGGAAATGAAGCCATTTCACAGCGGCTGAGTTGAGTTTGCCAGTTTTCTCCGTAGCAAAAACAACGCTGTGTAACTCTGGCGATGCAAGACTAATAAATAACTAAAGGAGATGACGTAGGAGCAGGAATATCTGGAGTAATATCCTTCATATTGGTGAAATTGGACATTTTACTAAAACTAACGTTACAGTATACCGGTGGCTGCCTTTTTCCAATGAACAGGCGCTGCAGAGAGCTCCCAAGAGCAGCagcacagtaacacacagacacatcaatAACAGTATGATATTAACATCCTAAACACACGATTTAGTGGTTTCTGGCATGAGAAGTACTTTGTGTAGTTCTGCTCACAGTTGAGTAGGCGGCCCTAATGTGGCCCAGGACACATTCCTGTCCTCACTGGACACATGCGGCCTAAACCACCTCCAAATGTGGttttttaaaacatgatatatatatatatatatatatatatatatatatatatatatatatatatatatatatatatatatagactatGCACGCCGAGTGTTTTCAGCTGTACTTAGATCTGTCCTCTTGTGATCTGATCACTCAGGTCTGATCTTAAAGCCAGTTATAGAAACGGGGTGCAAGAGGCACGAATCTCTCGCTCAAGCTGTCAAGATTGTGTTAGGCAGATATATTGATGGCGCCATAACAAAGATGCTCATCTAAATCTAGTTCAGTATATCTCTCTCTGGGAAATAGGcacattttcacattatttGGTGTGTTAATAACCAAGTGTTGTTTGTGCGACACCCTGACATGTTGACACTGTGACTTGACCGGAGACATGTTGACAGGTCAACAGGTCTACATGTCTCTAAAAAAGAACGGCTCTGTGAGCGTGAAGTCCATTTCACATGAACTGGGTTTCCATTTAAGCCCTGCCATTGTACTTCCCCTTATGTAGACTTTGACACTTGTGTCTTAAAGCTGTATCCTGAAATTTGCTGCTAAAATGTATCAGCTATTAAGTCCTTTTCTAATACTATGGAAAATAGTATTATTGATTgtagtaaaagttaaataatcAATGTAATTTCTTTTCCAGAGAGCGATCCTGCTGCAatcaggttagactctccctgttaatacaacacagctgacaggttagactctccctgttaatacaacacagctgacaggttagactctcctgttaatacaacacagctgacaggttagactctccctgttaatacaacacagctgacaggttagactctccctgttaatacagcactgctgacaggttagactctccctgttaatacaacacagctgacaggttagactctccctgttaatacaacacagctgacaggttagactctccctgttaatacaacacagctgacaggttagactctctctgttaatacaacacagctgacaggttagactctccctgttaatacaacacagctgacaggttagactctctctgttaatacaacacagctgacaggttagactctccctgttaatacaacacagctgacaggttagactctccctgttaatacaacacagctgacaggttagtctctctctgttattACACGttctagaaagaggtttgctaatgttttaaaaccacgcccgaaatattcactctgacattttggttctgcttcggatgccgtcaagcgggatcgcGATCGTaatccttcactgaccaatcagcattcattagcagaatgctagcgtgttatgggcaacattATTCATACGCTTGTTTCTGTGCAGGATCATTAAACTCTGGTGTCTCCTCGTGTGGTTCTGTGGGTTTCACATCTCTGACAGATGGAACATTTGTTCTGGTTGTGGCTAACAGATCCACACTTCTCTTCAGCAGAGAACAGAGAACAAACACACCGCAGACTATAAACAGCTGCACCATCAGCCAGCGGTTGGAaactttacaccaatcacaaacaGCTACAGAGCAGAGCGTCTGAGGTGTGATTCTGTAGTCGGTGAAGAGTCACTCGACTTTCTTAAGTTTAAAAGTCACAGAAACCAGCTCATGATTCCAGTCTGATGATCTTTAATGAGCAGATATTCATGTTGTTCTTCCACACCAGACATATTCACTGTTACACTCAGACtgctttaaatatttcaaaaccTACAAGCCATCAGACGACGTGACACAGCCAGGTCACCCATCCTTACCATCTTCCCTCTTGcacatattttttgtattaaaacTAAGTTTTTGCACCCCTGGGCAATAACTGCACATTCCTGCACTAATGTACACATTGAAAGCAGACCCTTTATATACATATCCTTATCTTTTTTCAATAAGATGCTGATTGTAAACCTCTGTTTGGATGACAGCATCATATCAGTTGAGTCAGACagccagcaggtggcagcacagcaccttctctttctttacacATGTTCAGTTCAGCAGGGAACAGCTCAGAGCTCTTTAACTTATGGAGTTTTAatttagctgcctggaaggcaccgttggaggcaaaaaacaccatcgagcgtgaTTCTGTCGTCCGTCGTGGCGTcgtcacgtgtttgcaaagggtctatagcttgttttatgattcatgaggagtaaaccgttttattgtattaataaatggcactttttttagtatttaatgtgtcaactcTCACTGATTCTTGCTTACTCATTACATGGCGTTAGTAGTTTTAAGGAGCTATACTTATTCAGGGGAGCGCAGGGACGggtggtatttgtgatcttatgCGGTGGGCCGGTCTGGGCCAAAATGCCAGGTCTGATTTTTGGTCCCAGTCTGTCCCTGCACGCAATAGGTTTTGCGTTCTCTCGCGAAACATGTCTTCTTCCATCCTTCTGAGCCATGTGTCTATTTCCACTCAGCTGCCCAGAGCAATGAATCAGCTCGTTGCATTTTACTTTGATCTGGGAATTATGCTGATATACTGCTCAGGGTACATTCATATCTCATATAGGGTATcatcacatacatatacatatacatatatatatatatatatatatacacacacacacacacacacacacacacacacgtgtagtATACCACACATGAGAAAGCAGCATTACTGTAAAAACATGTTGGACAGAAATCTCTTCAGCTGATACCAATGATTCTGTCTGATTCAGATCTCTCAGGATTACATCGTCCTGTACTCATTGACATCGTGCTGTACTCATTGACATCGTCCTGTACTCATTGACATCGTCCTGTACTCATTTGCTTTAGGTCAAGGCTTTATTTGTGttcaaagaataaaaaaacgCACAACAATGAATATAAAGTATATACATATAAGATAAGAGTAAAACAGTTTAAGGTGCATTAAGGTATCTGAATGTTAAACCTGAGTTATTAACTTCCATCATGTCTCTGATCATTATtatttcatccattcattcatattcAATAATTATCAGCTGATTTCACAGCTCATCACTTTGGTATAGTTCACATTTCATAACATTTCCTTTAACAAACATCATGTAAATAATACTTAGTAGATAATAATCCAGTTGGTCTTATTTAGAGACTCGTCCTCTATGTCCTCCTGAGATATTCTGAGCTGCATCAGATgattttataataacaatattcACAATGTAATCAACTCCTCAGTTTAAACCATTCAAGCTGAGTTCATATATAATCATCAGCTGGAAATATAACATTTAGCATCATGAGGCTTCATACGGCCGAGCAGAAAACAATCATTTAATATTCCCTCCATATCAAAGGGATTATTACCAAACCACCAAACAGAAGACCTGTTGGAGATCTGTCTACACCTGAGGCCTGGACTACGAAGCGAGCTtcggcgttaacgagctaacttcaggttcaacccagggttttctgtactacgaaggtggatcacttgtgatcgggttcaatcgccgtggtaactcatgctgaacgcctaacctgggcgggagcaggttaagttggagattagagatcaaccggagttaaagcaccgcctactgaccaatcaatactccatagataacggcgtcaccgttcttagaagatcaggcggagctgagagagagagacagacaaagttaaaacatttagagccCGAccaccccgttagcattccctgatgtgtatatttatgaaatatgtaGATTGTAaggggagggaattacatatcggctcagcttcttgagccgtgtgttgccaacacgcacatcagtttgaattttgttaaACATTTGCACTCACGctggcttcccactgccagggctgcaactgaaataccaggctaaagcaacgacagttcatgGAAAGGACCAGGGTAAtcatggtcagatcttggtcctgactgatgggacGTGATATTAATAAAGCTAAAACCccgggttgactgaactagttgttaaccagcgtTGTGATACAGCTGATGGAGGACCAcgggtgttaggttaggtgaagacGGGGAACTGAAAGAAATCTGACAATCAAATCACTCAAACTGACCAAATAGCAGCTCTGCACCTGACCTCACACCCACAGAAGTAATGAGAATCATGTTGTATATACAGCACATGAGAACACTGTCTGGTGTTCAGAGCTCTGGGAGTTGTTAGAGGAGCTGAACGTCTCCTgcttcatcagcagcagcaggttgtCCTGATCTCTTGTTCTTACGTCTTTTATATATCAGGACACCGACcactgcagcagctgcaacaaCCAGTCCACCTGCAACAGCTGCTGCCAGTCCACGGTATCGGCCTCCAGGAGAGGAGTTTCCATCCTCAGAACCTGAAGATGAATAAACATATGAGTCAGTAAATGTGTGATAGTGGAGCAGTCTTCATCCTCTGATGTTAGAAACTGCAGCTACAACCTGATACTCAGAAAAACTCACAGAGAGAGACTCACTCACCTGGCTCTGTAACCTGCAGACGGATGGTTCTGATTGGCTCAGAGTCAATGATGGCTCTCTTTTTACGTCTTGAACCATCTGATGCAACTCGACACTCGTATGTCCCGTTGTCGATGCTGCTCACATTCTTCAGAATTAAAGACACGTCTCCGTCCTTCAGCTCTCTGTCCACCAGCTCCACCCTGTCCTTAAAGGATGGATGCTGGTAGGTTGGATCCAGGTGTCCATCTCTGTATAAGAGGACGTAGTCTGGCTCCAGGTCAGGTCTGGTCCACTCTACAACTCTGATGGAGGAATCAGCAGCCTGACACGGCAGAGTGACATCATCTCCAGGGTTCACTACCACAATCAGGtctgaaaaacaataataaactactattaataataaaaagtcagaaCAACAGACTCCAGGTGTCCTGCTGTTGACAGGAAGATCAGatctttctccgtagcctacggAAGTGCTCtggtgtttatacttgtgcgctggtgtgtgcgtcgagccggcgtgcgtagagtgagagagtgacggtgataaccggtagcttcagagcgagtagacaagctaacacatttacaaaaaataatgcccataacaggtttgaatattaagggctgcctaatattGGTTTGAATATCAACCATTCAAATAATGAAGTTCTGAGTCAAAGGCCTAGTTTAAGGTAACTTTTCTTACAGTACTTTTACAGGAGTAAAATATTCCCTAAATGTTGAGATCTGAACTgattctctctgtctgactcaTCATGGGAGACTCTAGAGGAGCTGCAGCTACAACCTGATACTCAGAAAAactcacagagagagaataCTCACCTGGAACCTGCAGACGGACGGTTCTGATGAGTCTGATTTGGTCAGTATCAGTTTTAACTCGACACTCGTATGTTCCAGCGTCGATGCTTCTCACATTCTTCAGAATTAAAGACGCGTCTCCGTCCTTCAGATCTCTGTCCACCAGCTCCACCCTGTCCTTAAAGGATGGATGCTGGTCGTCTGGAGTCAAGCGTCCATCTCTGTAATAGAGGACGGTATCTGGCTCCAGGTCAGGTCTGGTCCACTCTACAGCTCTGATGGAGGAATCAGCAGCCTGACACGGCAGAATGACATCATCTCCAGGGTTCACTACCACAATCAGgtctgaaaaacaataaaaatagtaaTCAATAAAAGTCATGGTATTTCTAAAGACCTCCATCAGGTGTAACACTGCAGAAGGGATGTTAATTAACAGATATCACAGGACTTTATTCCCACAAGTCAACACATGAAGAACCTCCTCACTGAGATACGTGTTGACATGACTCATCAATAGTTCAGGTCTAATCCTTCAGTAAATGATGTTTAATATTAGATCTGATCTCTTTCATAGTCAGTGTCTCTCACCACTAAAGGTGAGAGAATGATTCTGTGTTaaaggtacgtggagataccgaGTCTACGCTGCAGCCTGACGTCACCTCTCAAGAaatgcaaccacacacacacctctgaagaataaatatgataaataataaatatgaattGTTTTAGTATTAGTTAAATTACCAGAAAAAGAACCAGTCCTTGTTTTGGTCTTGTAATATATCCATGTTATGCTGGGTAGCTCTTACATCACATAGTATTGCAGGCTTGCTGATGTACAAAGTAAACCAATACAattcaaatgtttaattaattaacatgtATTTTCAAACATGGATAGTCCCACCACTGTAGCCATATTGTGCATGCAGTAGGCTGGCTAAGGTAAGCAGTGATGTTTGAGCTGTTAGGTTACACGggtccaagatggcgcccgcatgtaaacaaacatgtaaaacatctttttaataaactgtctgtacacttacaacgttCTCAATGCGTCGATTTACATgcagggaccctcattatgctaccgttgtagtgtggtgccattttgagccttgttagtggtataaaacaGCGATTTACCctcgttagcagctaaccaccggtatgcggtagcttgtttaaagctagagacacattcggttaacatgaaaacatgtcccagagaacggtcgactcggtacacgtatgttaataacccctaggaaCTGTCCTTTAACGTGCTACGTTGAcaagtaacgttagcgttagcatgctgatgCTAACGGGCGGTGGtgaacgttagcgttagctcaTGCTAACGGGCGGTGGtgaacgttagcgttagctcaTGCTAACGGGCGGTGGTGAACGTTAGCGCATGCTAATCCTCGGtgggtaacgttaacgttttaAGGTTAGGCCTACAACATCCTTCAACACGTTCATCCGAACCCAGCCAGCACTAACCCCAGCACCGGGTGATAACGGTGACCGTATCAGCTGCTGGTTAACTGCtcaactagctaacgttagctgccacAAATCGCATCAATAAAACGTttaaactgcagctattttaccagaatgacatgaataaacattaCTAACGTCGTCCATCAATCTTTTCACAATCAAAGCTGATATTTACCAGAAGCTGCTTCAGTCACAAGGATCAACAGGAGTATTAATGGAGCCATGAGAGCTGACAGAGTGGTGACCTGcatctgctgctctgctctctcCTTATATATACTCGACTGCTGAGGTGTGTGACGTAGGGTTGGTGGTTAACTGCTCAACTAACGTCGTCCATCAATCTTTTCACAATCAAAGCTGATATTTATGTAATGTTAATATTCGTCATGActcattttgtacccaccacttttttgGAAGACCTCTAGCTCAATTAGTTAAAATGAATAAAGTTCATAACACATAATTATTGAGCGACAGATGCCAACAAATCCACAAAAAGCACAGACGCAGCTGATCTCCTGCTGCCGCTGGCTACTCGCTCGTCCTCTCACAACGCTGCCTGTCGGACATAacgcttaacgtggtttaatgtacctaaacaatgattaccacatttctctctcatagGCCTATTggtcctcataaccactgaaaactgtcaaaaaaataaataaatcgaaccagaaatgtggtgatgattgatcgttgtttaggtaggctacattaaaccacgtttttattcatttacattagtAAGCTATGGACGCGTCTCTGTCCCCAGCGCATTTCAGACTAAACTGACGCCCATGGTCATAGGTCTTAACACTGTGCTCCAGCGGCCCCTTAATACAACATAATAACACATGTAAGGATACAACCAATACCATGAAACAAACAATATACACCCGTAACACCCAGAGACTACGACGCGTACCGGTCTAGAATAATTTACTATAATAAGAGATATTCAGACCTTCACACTATAAACACGGAACAAACACACGGTCACACACTTCATACTCAAACCGTGTTCACAGTTCACACAACACACCAGTTTAACTAACATTATACACATAACAGGAACACACATACCATTAATGAAGCCTTATGTCGGAGAGGAAGACACCACACCGTCGTTTACTCTCCAAAATGGCGGTAGGCTGTCATCAGGCTCGTTGGAGAAGAACTGCACCTCGCGGCGGCAGCAACCGGGGCGGAGACTAAATCCGCTCTCAAGTCACCAAcggagccttgttagtggtataaaacaGCGATTTACCctcgttagcagctaaccaccggtatgcggtagcttgtttaaagctagagacacattcggttaaca is a window encoding:
- the LOC144514540 gene encoding coxsackievirus and adenovirus receptor-like, whose product is MQVTTLSALMAPLILLLILVTEAASDLIVVVNPGDDVILPCQAADSSIRAVEWTRPDLEPDTVLYYRDGRLTPDDQHPSFKDRVELVDRDLKDGDASLILKNVRSIDAGTYECRVKTDTDQIRLIRTVRLQVPDLIVVVNPGDDVTLPCQAADSSIRVVEWTRPDLEPDYVLLYRDGHLDPTYQHPSFKDRVELVDRELKDGDVSLILKNVSSIDNGTYECRVASDGSRRKKRAIIDSEPIRTIRLQVTEPGSEDGNSSPGGRYRGLAAAVAGGLVVAAAAVVGVLIYKRRKNKRSGQPAAADEAGDVQLL